The following are encoded together in the Cicer arietinum cultivar CDC Frontier isolate Library 1 chromosome 2, Cicar.CDCFrontier_v2.0, whole genome shotgun sequence genome:
- the LOC105851656 gene encoding uncharacterized protein, translated as MITDSITPLGKEATAAQEAKFKEDKKKDYNALFLIHSCVDSDNFEKVGDYDSAKTAWGILEKAYASADKAKVVRLQTHKRQFELLQMEDKETINDYVTRVTRLGNQMKSCGEAVSEQNFVSKVLRSLTPRFDNIVVAIEESKDLKTMTKDELQSSLEAHEQKMDERGKDKAKAEVALQARFNEKNKKSKRKWPSRGKKNFQNFDGKESQNSRKGEGSSKGGGQDNYKSFDKSTKKCYNCQKFGHFAR; from the coding sequence ATGATTACCGATAGCATTACTCCTCTTGGTAAAGAGGCTACAGCAGCCCAAGAAGCGAAATTCAAGGAAGATAAGAAGAAAGATTACAATGCCCTTTTCTTGATCCATTCTTGTGTCGATAGTGACAATTTCGAAAAAGTTGGCGATTATGACTCGGCGAAGACTGCTTGGGGTATTCTTGAGAAAGCTTATGCTAGTGCGGATAAGGCGAAGGTGGTGAGGTTACAAACTCATAAGCGGCAGTTTGAGTTACTTCAAATGGAAGACAAGGAAACGATTAACGATTATGTGACGCGTGTGACACGCTTGGGGAATCAGATGAAGTCGTGTGGTGAAGCCGTTTCCGAACAGAATTTTGTGTCGAAAGTATTGCGTTCTTTAACACCAAGATTCGATAATATTGTGGTGGCGATTGAGGAATCGAAGGATCTCAAGACGATGACGAAAGATGAACTTCAAAGTTCATTGGAAGCTCATGAACAAAAGATGGACGAAAGAGGAAAAGATAAAGCCAAAGCGGAAGTTGCTTTGCAAGCCCGTTTCAACGAGAAGAATAAGAAATCGAAACGGAAATGGCCTTCTAGAGGAAAGAAAAACTTCCAGAATTTTGATGGAAAAGAGTCACAAAATTCAAGGAAAGGTGAGGGCAGTTCCAAAGGTGGTGGTCAAGACAACTACAAGTCGTTCGACAAAAGCACCAAGAAGTGTTACAATTGTCAAAAGTTTGGGCATTTCGCAAGATAG
- the LOC140919462 gene encoding uncharacterized protein, translating into MVERQSGHKLKVLKIDGGGEFTSREFGKYCDDEGIVCEVVPPYTPQQNGVAERKNRTIMNIVRNMLKWKNLPKELWGEAVATAAYVLNRCPTKKLEKVTPEEENQHFGASRELEIDLPIDFLQENPNFQPAEGVVQQPFRTKTDSEINNEADLIHFALMAESEPVKTEEALSDSKWVCAMKEELESIEGNNTWMLVDLPKGKKGIGVKGTLGCGNDWAKALMAESEPVNTEEALSESKWVCAMKEELESIEGNNTWMLVDLPKGKKGIGVKGTLGCGNDMGKSCELLGYTDSNWCGDKDDRKSTVDYVFMFGGAPISWCSKKEPVVALSSCEA; encoded by the exons ATGGTTGAGCGGCAAAGCGGTCACAAACTCAAAGTTCTCAAAATTGATGGCGGAGGCGAATTTACTTCGAGAGAATTTGGGAAGTATTGTGATGATGAAGGTATAGTGTGTGAGGTTGTACCACCCTATACGCCTCAGCAAAATGGTGTGGCCGAGAGGAAAAATCGGACAATTATGAACATAGTGCGTAACATGTTGAAATGGAAGAATTTGCCGAAAGAACTTTGGGGAGAAGCTGTTGCTACAGCCGCCTATGTGTTGAATAGGTGTCCTACAAAGAAGCTGGAAAAGGTGACTCCAGAAGAG GAAAATCAACATTTTGGAGCCTCTAGAGAgctggaaatcgatttgccaatcgattttctgcagGAAAATCCAAATTTCCAGCCAGCTGAAGGTGTTGTACAGCAACCTTTCAGAACCAAAACAG ATAGCGAGATCAACAATGAGGCTGATCTTATTCATTTCGCTCTAATGGCCGAATCCGAACCGGTGAAAACGGAGGAGGCATTAAGCGATTCAAAGTGGGTGTGTGCTATGAAGGAAGAGCTGGAATCAATTGAAGGGAACAATACATGGATGTTGGTTGATTTACCGAAAGGTAAAAAGGGTATTGGTGTGAAAGGTACTCTTGGCTGTGGAAATGACTGGGCAAAAGCTCTAATGGCCGAATCCGAACCGGTGAATACGGAGGAGGCATTAAGCGAATCAAAGTGGGTGTGTGCTATGAAGGAAGAGCTGGAATCAATTGAAGGGAACAATACATGGATGTTGGTTGATTTACCGAAAGGTAAAAAGGGTATTGGTGTGAAAGGTACTCTTGGCTGTGGAAATGACATGGGCAAAAGTTGCGAATTACTCGGATACACCGACTCCAATTGGTGCGGAGATAAGGACGATCGAAAATCAACGGtcgattatgtttttatgttcgGAGGGGCACCAATCTCTTGGTGTTCTAAAAAGGAGCCGGTGGTTGCTCTCTCTTCTTGCGAGGCATAG